In a genomic window of Rhododendron vialii isolate Sample 1 chromosome 12a, ASM3025357v1:
- the LOC131311866 gene encoding cytochrome P450 97B2, chloroplastic isoform X1: MAASHQQLGHLLTPTTIQINGCGGFPTSCFSNNISNSPLKYPRFPSHTSTCPLNFMPQGSRPTIRCQSTSTDGPKTRNLLDNASNLLTNFLSGGSLGSMPVAEGAVSDLFGRPLFLALYDWFLEHGSVYKLAFGPKAFVVVSDPVVARHILRENAFSYDKGVLADILEPIMGKGLIPADLDTWKPRRRVIAPGFHALYLESMVKVFTNCSGRTISKFEELLEREGLQGGEAIELNLEAEFSSLALDIIGLGVFNYDFGSVTKESPIIKAVYGTLFEAEHRSTFYVPYWKFPLARWLVPRQRKFQKDLKDINDCLDGLIRNAKETRQETDVEKLQQRDYSNLKDASLLRFLVDMRGADVDDCQLRDDLMTMLIAGHETTAAVLTWAVFLLVQNPSKMKKAQAEIDTVLGQGRPTFDSLKKLEFIRLIVVESLRLFPQPPLLIRRSLKPDSLPGGHKGKKDGYAIPAGTDIFVSVYNLHRSPYFWDKPHEFEPERFLAQRNSEGIEGWAGFDPSRSPGALYPNEIISDFAFLPFGGGPRKCVGDQFALMESTVALAMLLQKFDVELKGPPESVEQVTGATIHTKNGLWCRVKKRSDVH; this comes from the exons ATGGCCGCCTCTCATCAGCAGCTTGGCCACCTCTTGACGCCGACGACGATTCAAATCAACGGCTGCGGCGGGTTTCCCACCAGTTGTTTCAGCAATAACATCTCCAACTCTCCTTTAAAATACCCTCGTTTTCCCTCTCATACTTCCACCTGTCCTCTGAATTTTATGCCCCAAGGGTCTCGTCCTACTATCAG ATGCCAATCAACTAGTACTGATGGACCAAAAACAAGGAACCTTCTTGACAATGCAAGCAATCTTCTTACCAATTTTTTAAGTGGGGGAAGCTTAGGATCTATGCCAGTTGCTGAAGGTGCGGTTTCTGATCTCTTTGGTCGACCTCTTTTCTTGGCACTATATGATTGGTTTTTAGAG CATGGCTCAGTGTATAAACTTGCTTTTGGACCAAAAGCATTTGTTGTTGTATCAGATCCTGTAGTTGCAAGACATATTCTTCGTGAAAATGCATTTTCCTATGACAAG GGAGTTCTTGCTGATATTCTAGAACCAATAATGGGAAAAGGACTTATACCTGCTGATCTAGACACCTGGAAACCAAGAAGACGAG TTATTGCTCCTGGATTTCATGCCTTGTACTTGGAATCAATGGTTAAAGTATTTACAAATTGTTCTGGAAGAACTATATCCAAATTTGAGGAGCTTCTGGAGAGGGAAGGCTTGCAAGGAGGGGAGGCAATTGAGTTGAATCTCGAAGCAGAATTTTCAAGTTTGGCACTTGATATTATTGGTCTTGGTGTTTTCAACTATGACTTTGGTTCGGTCACAAAAGAGTCTCCAATAATTAAG GCAGTATATGGTACACTTTTCGAAGCTGAGCATCGCTCGACTTTCTACGTACCATATTGGAAATTTCCTTTGGCAAGATGGTTAGTTCCCAGGCAGCGAAAGTTCCAGAAGGACCTTAAGGACATCAATGACTGTCTTGATGGTCTCATTAGAAATGCGAAAGAGACAAGACAg GAAACAGATGTTGAGAAACTGCAACAAAGGGACTACTCGAATCTTAAG GATGCAAGTCTCCTGCGATTTTTAGTTGATATGAGAGGAGCTGATGTTGATGATTGTCAG CTAAGGGATGACTTGATGACAATGCTTATTGCTGGGCATGAAACAACAGCTGCTGTGCTTACTTGGGCTGTTTTCCTTCTAGTACAA AATCCTTCTAAAATGAAGAAAGCTCAAGCAGAGATTGACACGGTGCTTGGTCAGGGGAGACCAACTTTCGATTCACTTAAGAAACTAGA GTTCATCAGACTAATTGTTGTGGAGAGTCTACGTTTGTTTCCGCAGCCTCCATTGCTCATCAGACGTTCTCTTAAGCCAGATTCATTGCCAG GAGGACATAAGGGTAAAAAGGACGGGTATGCGATTCCTGCTGGAACCGATATCTTCGTTTCT GTTTATAATCTCCATAGATCTCCATATTTCTGGGACAAGCCCCATGAATTTGAACCGGAGAGATTTCTTGCTCAAAGAAATAGTGAAGGCATTGAAGGGTGGGCTGGCTTTGATCCATCTCGAAGCCCTGGAGCATTATACCCAAACGAG ATTATATCAGATTTTGCCTTCTTGCCTTTCGGTGGAGGGCCAAGAAAATGCGTTGGGGACCAATTTGCACTGATGGAATCCACAGTTGCATTGGCAATGTTGTTACAGAAGTTTGACGTCGAGCTGAAAGGACCTCCAGAATCCGTAGAGCAAGTTACCGGGGCAACAATCCACACGAAGAATGGACTGTGGTGCAGAGTGAAGAAGAGATCCGATGTTCATTGA
- the LOC131311866 gene encoding cytochrome P450 97B2, chloroplastic isoform X2 — translation MPVAEGAVSDLFGRPLFLALYDWFLEHGSVYKLAFGPKAFVVVSDPVVARHILRENAFSYDKGVLADILEPIMGKGLIPADLDTWKPRRRVIAPGFHALYLESMVKVFTNCSGRTISKFEELLEREGLQGGEAIELNLEAEFSSLALDIIGLGVFNYDFGSVTKESPIIKAVYGTLFEAEHRSTFYVPYWKFPLARWLVPRQRKFQKDLKDINDCLDGLIRNAKETRQETDVEKLQQRDYSNLKDASLLRFLVDMRGADVDDCQLRDDLMTMLIAGHETTAAVLTWAVFLLVQNPSKMKKAQAEIDTVLGQGRPTFDSLKKLEFIRLIVVESLRLFPQPPLLIRRSLKPDSLPGGHKGKKDGYAIPAGTDIFVSVYNLHRSPYFWDKPHEFEPERFLAQRNSEGIEGWAGFDPSRSPGALYPNEIISDFAFLPFGGGPRKCVGDQFALMESTVALAMLLQKFDVELKGPPESVEQVTGATIHTKNGLWCRVKKRSDVH, via the exons ATGCCAGTTGCTGAAGGTGCGGTTTCTGATCTCTTTGGTCGACCTCTTTTCTTGGCACTATATGATTGGTTTTTAGAG CATGGCTCAGTGTATAAACTTGCTTTTGGACCAAAAGCATTTGTTGTTGTATCAGATCCTGTAGTTGCAAGACATATTCTTCGTGAAAATGCATTTTCCTATGACAAG GGAGTTCTTGCTGATATTCTAGAACCAATAATGGGAAAAGGACTTATACCTGCTGATCTAGACACCTGGAAACCAAGAAGACGAG TTATTGCTCCTGGATTTCATGCCTTGTACTTGGAATCAATGGTTAAAGTATTTACAAATTGTTCTGGAAGAACTATATCCAAATTTGAGGAGCTTCTGGAGAGGGAAGGCTTGCAAGGAGGGGAGGCAATTGAGTTGAATCTCGAAGCAGAATTTTCAAGTTTGGCACTTGATATTATTGGTCTTGGTGTTTTCAACTATGACTTTGGTTCGGTCACAAAAGAGTCTCCAATAATTAAG GCAGTATATGGTACACTTTTCGAAGCTGAGCATCGCTCGACTTTCTACGTACCATATTGGAAATTTCCTTTGGCAAGATGGTTAGTTCCCAGGCAGCGAAAGTTCCAGAAGGACCTTAAGGACATCAATGACTGTCTTGATGGTCTCATTAGAAATGCGAAAGAGACAAGACAg GAAACAGATGTTGAGAAACTGCAACAAAGGGACTACTCGAATCTTAAG GATGCAAGTCTCCTGCGATTTTTAGTTGATATGAGAGGAGCTGATGTTGATGATTGTCAG CTAAGGGATGACTTGATGACAATGCTTATTGCTGGGCATGAAACAACAGCTGCTGTGCTTACTTGGGCTGTTTTCCTTCTAGTACAA AATCCTTCTAAAATGAAGAAAGCTCAAGCAGAGATTGACACGGTGCTTGGTCAGGGGAGACCAACTTTCGATTCACTTAAGAAACTAGA GTTCATCAGACTAATTGTTGTGGAGAGTCTACGTTTGTTTCCGCAGCCTCCATTGCTCATCAGACGTTCTCTTAAGCCAGATTCATTGCCAG GAGGACATAAGGGTAAAAAGGACGGGTATGCGATTCCTGCTGGAACCGATATCTTCGTTTCT GTTTATAATCTCCATAGATCTCCATATTTCTGGGACAAGCCCCATGAATTTGAACCGGAGAGATTTCTTGCTCAAAGAAATAGTGAAGGCATTGAAGGGTGGGCTGGCTTTGATCCATCTCGAAGCCCTGGAGCATTATACCCAAACGAG ATTATATCAGATTTTGCCTTCTTGCCTTTCGGTGGAGGGCCAAGAAAATGCGTTGGGGACCAATTTGCACTGATGGAATCCACAGTTGCATTGGCAATGTTGTTACAGAAGTTTGACGTCGAGCTGAAAGGACCTCCAGAATCCGTAGAGCAAGTTACCGGGGCAACAATCCACACGAAGAATGGACTGTGGTGCAGAGTGAAGAAGAGATCCGATGTTCATTGA
- the LOC131311869 gene encoding probable pectinesterase 8, which translates to MNFHARFSTLVIISILVAMASTHFISQNISLLKNHLIDLSLTTFSSTTTAIKLGPSKLHGHLHRHRHHRQKGSEASICDDFPPDFPPPDTNTTSIICVDPNGCCNFTTVQSALDAVRNLSQKRTIIWINSGIYFEKIIVPRTKPNITFQGQGYLSTAIAWNDTANSSHGTFYSGSVQVFAANFVANNISFMNIAPIARPGDAGGQAVAIRIAGDQAAFWGCGFFGAQDTLHDDRGRHYFKDCYIQGSIDFIFGNGRSFYERCQMTSIANPVPAGRKLINGAVTAHGRNSTDENSGFVFVNCSIGGTGRIWLGRAWRPFSSVVFAYSNMTDVIAPEGWNDINDPTRDQTVFYGEYMCGGAGADMTLRVPYAQRLNDTQASPFLNVSFVDGDLWLQPYTSVSALQS; encoded by the exons ATGAATTTCCATGCCAGATTTTCCACTCTGGTAATTATTTCCATTCTTGTAGCTATGGCCTCCACACATTTCATTTCTCAAAACATTTCATTGCTTAAGAACCATCTCATTGATCTGAGCCTCACCACCTTCTCATCAACAACCACTGCTATAAAACTTGGACCAAGCAAACTCCATGGCCATCTTCATCGCCATCGCCACCATCGCCAAAAGGGTAGTGAAGCATCGATCTGTGATGATTTTCCACCTGATTTCCCCCCTCCTGACACAAACACAACCTCAATTATTTGCGTCGATCCAAACGGGTGCTGTAACTTTACCACAGTGCAATCAGCACTTGATGCGGTCAGGAATCTCAGCCAAAAAAGAACCATAATATGGATCAACTCTGGCATTTACTT TGAGAAGATCATTGttccaagaaccaaaccaaatataACATTCCAAGGACAAGGGTACCTGTCAACCGCGATTGCGTGGAACGACACTGCCAATTCTTCCCATGGCACCTTTTATAGCGGCTCAGTTCAAGTTTTTGCAGCGAACTTTGTGGCCAACAACATAAGTTTCATG AATATAGCTCCAATAGCGCGACCAGGCGATGCTGGAGGACAGGCGGTGGCGATTAGGATAGCAGGAGACCAAGCGGCGTTTTGGGGTTGCGGTTTCTTTGGAGCACAAGACACACTTCATGACGATAGGGGTCGCCATTACTTCAAAGATTGCTATATTCAAGGTTCTATCGACTTCATCTTTGGCAATGGGAGGTCCTTCTACGAG AGGTGCCAGATGACTTCAATCGCGAACCCAGTACCGGCAGGGCGGAAGCTGATAAACGGAGCGGTAACGGCGCACGGGCGAAATTCAACGGATGAAAACAGCGGATTTGTTTTCGTGAACTGCAGCATTGGAGGGACAGGAAGGATATGGCTGGGCCGAGCTTGGAGACCCTTCTCTTCCGTCGTCTTTGCTTACTCCAACATGACTGATGTCATTGCTCCTGAGGGATGGAATGACATTAATGACCCCACCAGAGACCA GACTGTTTTCTATGGAGAATACATGTGCGGGGGTGCAGGAGCTGATATGACTTTGAGGGTGCCCTACGCCCAGAGACTCAACGACACTCAAGCTTCTCCTTTCTTGAACGTGTCTTTTGTTGATGGAGATCTTTGGTTGCAGCCATACACATCTGTTTCAGCCTTGCAATCATAA
- the LOC131311874 gene encoding VQ motif-containing protein 22-like: MSETKYSSSSGPVDSWAQEFYNQGATMFDIGRDRVSSEAAMISANTASGSTAANVPSHHGSSSSSQYLNVPVDQGAGGGGGRGSKPIRRRSRASRRTPTTLLNTDTTNFRAMVQQFTGGPTAPYASTATGSHAQYPFPRGGSSFSFGPAETRNQVLNPVPASFYHLQFQHQQQQQQQHQHEQYFQQPQQQQQHQPYMFSFMNNSRPDMEDINVDHGAPSGFSIDHVPYPLPPPRPPSSMQ; encoded by the coding sequence ATGAGTGAGACCAAGTACTCTAGTAGTAGTGGCCCAGTTGATTCATGGGCGCAAGAATTCTACAATCAAGGGGCTACCATGTTCGATATTGGTCGAGATCGAGTCTCCTCGGAGGCCGCAATGATCTCGGCCAATACCGCCTCTGGATCTACCGCTGCCAATGTCCCGAGCCATCACGGCTCCAGCTCCAGTAGTCAGTATTTGAATGTGCCAGTTGATCAAGgagcaggaggaggaggaggccgcGGTTCAAAACCAATTAGAAGGCGGTCGAGGGCCTCCAGAAGGACCCCGACCACCCTGCTGAATACGGATACCACCAACTTTCGAGCCATGGTGCAGCAGTTCACCGGCGGTCCCACCGCGCCCTACGCATCGACCGCCACAGGGTCCCACGCTCAGTACCCTTTTCCTCGCGGAGGGTCAAGCTTTAGCTTCGGGCCGGCTGAGACCCGGAATCAAGTTTTGAATCCTGTTCCTGCCTCCTTTTATCATTTACAGTTCCAGCaccaacagcagcagcaacaacagcaCCAACATGAGCAGTACTTCCAGCAgccgcagcagcagcagcagcaccaACCGTACATGTTTTCGTTCATGAACAACTCGAGGCCCGACATGGAAGATATTAACGTCGACCACGGCGCCCCCAGTGGTTTTTCTATTGACCATGTGCCTTatcctctccctcctcctcggccgcctTCATCGATGCAGTGA
- the LOC131311873 gene encoding choline-phosphate cytidylyltransferase 2, with translation MEVENQQAKMQINNTTTTNNKVCDSNSDPDRPLRVYADGIYDLFHFGHARSLEQAKKSFPNAYLLVGCCNDEVTHKYKGKTVMTESERYESLRHCKWVDEVIPDAPWVINQEFLDKHNIDYVAHDSLPYADASGAGKDVYEFVKAVGKFKETKRTDGISTSDIIMRIVKDYNQYVMRNLDRGYTRKELGVSYVKEKRLRVNMRLKKLQEKVKEQQEKIQTVAKTAEMHRNEWVENADRWVAGFLEMFEEGCHKMGTAIRDRIQERLMGQQTGGLLQNGNEEDEYYDDDSDDYYDEEEYYEEEKS, from the exons ATGGAGGTGGAGAATCAGCAGGCGAagatgcagatcaacaataccaccaccaccaacaacaaAGTCTGTGATTCGAATTCGGATCCCGATCGTCCTTTGAGAGTGTACGCCGATGGGATCTACGATCTCTTCCACTTCGGCCATGCCCGCTCCCTCGAACAAGCTAAGAAATc GTTCCCAAATGCGTATTTGCTGGTTGGATGCTGCAACGATGAAGTAACGCACAAGTACAAGGGGAAAACTGTTATGACCGAATCTGAGCGTTATGAATCTCTTCGTCATTGCAA GTGGGTTGATGAAGTTATTCCGGATGCACCATGGGTGATCAATCAAGAATTTCTTGACAAGCATAATATTGACTATGTGGCCCATGATTCTCTTCC TTATGCTGATGCTAGCGGAGCTGGGAAAGATGTCTATGAATTT GTTAAAGCTGTGGGAAAGTTCAAAGAAACCAAACGCACTGATGGAATTTCTACTTCAGACATCATTATGAGGATTGTCAAAGATTACAACCAGTATGTGATGCGTAATCTGGACCGGGGCTACACAAGAAAAGAACTAGGTGTTAGCTACGTGAAG GAAAAGCGATTGAGGGTGAATATGAGACTCAAGAAATTGCaggaaaaagttaaggaacaaCAAGAAAAG ATTCAAACTGTTGCCAAAACTGCTGAGATGCATCGAAATGAGTGGGTAGAAAACGCTGACCGCTGGGTTGCTGGATTTCTCGAGATGTTTGAAGAAGGTTGCCATAAGATG GGAACAGCCATTAGGGACCGAATTCAAGAGCGGTTAATGGGGCAGCAAACGGGTGGGCTTCTGCAAAACGGCAATGAAGAAGATGAATACTACGATGACGACAGTGATGACTATTATGATGAAGAAGAGTATTACGAGGAGGAGAAGAGCTAA